The DNA region ACCGGCGGGTCGCCATTAGCCAAGGTGCCTGAGTTCGTCAACACAACCTGCCCGAAGTGTGGCGGACCGGCCCGTCGGGAAACCGACACGATGGATACCTTTGTCGATTCCTCCTGGTACTTTTACCGCTATACGGATTCTAGAGACGACAAGGCTCCCTTTGCCAAACAGATCGCTGACTACTGGTTTTCCATCGACCAGTACATCGGTGGAGTGGAACATGCCATCCTGCACCTGATTTACTCACGTTTCTGGACTATGGTTATGCACGACATGGGTCTGGTGAGCGTGACCGAGCCGGTGGAACGCCTGTTTACGCAAGGGATGGTGATCAAGGGTGGGGCCAAGATGTCCAAGAGTCTGGGGAATACCGTCGCCCCCGACGAAATGGTGGCACGGTATGGCGCTGACAGTACCCGCATGTACACGCTGTTCGCCGCACCTCCGGACCGCGATCTGGATTGGCAGGACGCCGGGGTGGAGGGCGTCCATCGTTTTCTAGGCCGGGTGTACCGATTCGTGACCCGCTTTGCCAGGGCGGGAGCCATACCGGTCGCAACAGATGGCCGGCCCCTTTCTGGGGAAGCGCGGCATCTGCAGCGCAAACTGCACCAGACCATTAAGCGCGTGAGCGATGACTTTCAAGGCCGCTGGCATTTCAATACCTGCGTGGCGGCGATCATGGAGCTGGTGAATGAGCTCTATGCGGCGGAAGGGGCAATAGCGAAAGGCGCTGTCCCGAAAGCACTCTTGTTTGACCTCGAGCGGAGTTTGGTGCTGTTGCTGGCCCCGTTTGCTCCTTACCTGGCGCACGAACTGTGGGAGGTCTTGGGGCAGAAGGGATCGCTCTTGCGGCAAAAATGGCCGGAGTTCGACCCCAAACTGGCAGCAGAGGAAGAAATCGAAATTCCCGTGCAGATCAACGGCAAGCTGCGCAGTCGGATTGTGATTCCAGCGTCAGCTACTGACGATACGGTGCGGCAGTCGGCGTTGGCGGATCCAAAGACCCAATCGGCGCTGGAAGGAAAGAAGATCGTAAGAGTCGTAGTGGTGCCGAAGAAGTTGGTGAACATTGTGATTACGTAGCGGGGCTCAGCGTCCCGAGCCGGGCCGCACAGCCGTCCCTTCTGGGGTAATCCATGGTGTTTTCGCTCATCTTGTTGACACAAAAGATCGGGCGTAGACCGATGTTCGGGAAGCGAGTACTATTTGCTCCGGCTGAACGAGGGCCGGCCTTCCACTGACGGTGCCAATCAGTGTTGATGAGCTCAGTACTTGCGAGGATGACAAGTGCCCCTATTGCTCAAAAATCGTCGGGTCGGTGAGGTCACGATTGTGACTTGCAGCGGACGAATTGTGGAAGGGGTCGAAGCCAGCAGCCTGCTTGATCACGTCAAGAGTCTGCTTCCCGGCCAGCGGGATATTGTCCTTCACTTGGGCGAAGTGCAATTTGTCGACAGCAGTGGCCTGGGAGCCATGGTCAGGTTGCTCACTAGCTTCCGCGCTGCTCGGGGCGACTTGAAGCTGTGCAACGTAACTCCGGAAGTACGGAAGACGTTGAAGCTAACCAGCCTGAACTGCATATTCGATATCCACGACTCGGAATCGGATTCGATTTCCGCTTTCTATCGGGGGACTACCGCCGGGATAGGGCAACAGGCAGCGGAGAAGAAGGTTTTGTGCGTACATCCGTCAGCCGATGTCCTAGCGTATCTTCGGCAGGTGCTGCGCCAAGCGGGATATAGCCCACTGACAAGTTGTAGCCTGGCAGACTCACTCATCCTAATGAAGGCGGCCAAGCCAGGCCTGGTGATCCTGGATCCCGCTCTTTTGGCAGCGGCGAATCCACGCGCAGCGGAGGCCTTCCGGAGTTCCAGCGCCGGCATTCCTGCGGTCGAATTGGGTAGCGACTTTTCCACGGTTGAGGCAGGCCAAGCCGCGAGCCATCTGCTCGACCGAGTGCAAGCCCAATTCGCAAGCTGAGAAATAACATCCCTAGCCCAGTCCGAACCCTGCGCGGCCGTAGTCCTGGGGACTTTACCAAGAACTTACGAAAAATCAGTAGCGGAAGAGGCCTTTTTCGCGTCTCATTACTCTAGCTCCTAGGGGCGAGGGAGAGCTACGCCTGTTCAATCCCACTGCTCAAACCGGGGCAAACTTATAGGGAATCTAAGTGTTTAATTGCATAGTGAGACTCTTGACAGATGGAGGAAGGCTGCGGATATGGCTACGCGGCCTATTGCTAGTCAGCTCCTTGTCGGCAGTGGTGGCATTGGGTGGCTGCGGCAGGGCTCAATCGAAGTCCGCGAGAGCAAACGCCGGACCGCAAGCCGTACCCGTGGGTGTGGCTACGGCGCAGCTCCGCGACATGCCAGTGTACCTTTCGGGATTGGGCACCGTAACCGCCTTTAACACTGTAAGTGTGAAGAGCCGGGTTGATGGGCAGCTGATGCAGGTCCAGTTCAAGGAAGGCCAGTATGTGAACAAGGGCGATCTGCTGGTAGTGATCGATCCGCGTCCCTTTGAGGTCGCCTTGGCCCAGGCCCAGGCCACACTCTTTCGGGACCAGGCGCAGCTCAAGGATGCCCAGATTAATTTAGAACGCTACCAGGGTTTGCTCAAGGACGGGGTGATCCCGCAGCAGCAAGTGGACACGCAAAAGGCGTTGGTGGATCAGTTGGAAGGTGCGGTACGGGCGGACCAGGCGCAGATTGATAATCAAAAGCTGCAGATTGTGTACAGCCGCATCACGGCGCCAATCAGCGGACGGATCGGACTCAGGCTGATTGATCCCGGGAACATGGTTCATGGCTCCGACCAGAATCCTCTCCTGGTGATTACACAGCTGCAGCCCATCGCCGTGATTTTTACTTTGCCGGAGGACAACCTGCCTTCGGTGGCTCAGCATATGAAGAAGGGGCCGCTGGAAGTGGATGCTTACAGCCGGGACGATCAGACAAAACTGGCGTCAGGCACTCTCCTGACCATTGACAACCAGATTGACCAGACCACAGGAACGGGCCGGTTGAAGGCGCAATTTGACAATAAAGACAACGCGCTGTGGCCCAACCAGTTTGTAAACGCTCATCTGCTGCTGGAGACACAAAAGAATGCAACTGTAATTCCTGCGGCGGCCATTCAGCGCGGACCACAGGGAACTTTTGTATACGCGGTGAAACCCGACAAGACAGTAGAGGTACGGCCGGTGACCGTTGCCTTTAGCCAAGCCAATCTGTCGACTATCGCGCAAGGAATTTCTCCGGGCGATGTGGTGGTGACTGACGGGCAGGACAAACTGCAAGCAGGAAGCCGAGTCGAAGTGCGTACGGGAGGCAGCGGTGGCGGGAATCGAAATGCCGCCGCGCAGAACTCAGGAACTGCAGGGCAATGAGTCCGTCGCGAATATTTATTCTCCGGCCAGTAGCAACATCGTTGTTGATGATTGGATTGCTGCTGGTAGGGCTGGTGGCTTACAGGCAACTTCCTGTATCTGCGTTGCCTGAAGTGGATTATCCGACCATTCAGGTCGCCACCTTCTATCCGGGCGCGGATCCGGACGTAATGGCCTCATCCGTGACGGCCCCTCTGGAGCGGCAGTTTGGCCAGGTACCGGGCCTGAGCCAGATGACCTCGACGAGTTCGTTCGGCAGTTCGCTGATCATTCTGCAATTCAATCTGGAGCAGAATATCGATGTAGCGGAGCAGGAGGTTCAGGCTGCGATCAATGCGGCGACTACGTACCTTCCCCGCGACCTGCCCAACCCGCCGATCTATAACAAGGTCAATCCTGCCGACGCCCCCATCCTGACGCTGGCTCTGACTTCCGACACCATGCCGCTTACGCAAGTGGAGGACTTGGCCGATACCACTTTAGCGCAGAAGATTTCACAACTGCCGGGCGTGGGGCTGGTATCGATCAGCGGCGGTCAGAAACCAGCCGTGCGTATTCAGGCGAATCCCACGGCGCTGGCGTCGTACGGCCTCAGCCTGGAGGATCTGCGTACGGCCTTGGGGCAGGCCAACGTTGATCAAGCGAAGGGAGTGCTGGACGGACCGCGGCAAGCATACACGATTGGCGCTAACGATCAACTGCTGTCCGGCGCAGGCTACAAGTCGGTCATTGTGGCGTACCGCAACGGATCACCAGTTCGCCTGACTGACGTCGCCACGGTAGTGGACGGGGCGGAGAACATCCAGCAGGCTGCCTGGATGAATCTCACGCCGGCGGTGATCGTGAATATTCAGCGCCAGCCCGGCGCCAACATTATCGCCGTGGTGGATCGGATCAAGAAGCTGCTGCCGCGGCTGCAGTCTGCGCTGCCATCGGCCGTGAAGTTGGTAGTGCTGACTGACCGCACGGAGACGATTCGCGCTTCCGTGGAAGACGTCGAATTCGAGATGATGCTGACCATTGCCCTGGTGGTGATGGTGATCTTTCTGTTCCTGCGGAATCTTCACGCCACGGTGATTCCCGGTGTGGCGGTGCCGCTCTCGCTAATCGGCACATTCGGCGTGATGTACCTGCTCGGCTACAGCCTGAATAACCTGACCCTGATGGCGTTAACGATCTCTACCGGGTTTGTGGTGGACGATGCCATCGTGATGATTGAGAACATCGATCGCTTCCTGGAGGAGGGCGATCCACCTCTGGAGGCCGCTCTCAAGGGCTCGGGACAAATTGGCTTCACCATTGTGTCACTGACCGTCTCGCTGATAGCGGTGCTGATTCCACTGCTGTTTATGGGGGACGTGGTTGGCCGTCTATTTCGCGAATTTGCCGTCACCCTGGCAGTGACCATATTGATGTCCGCGGTGATCTCGCTGACGCTGACGCCGATGATGTGCGCCAAACTGCTGAAAGGGAAAGGCGAGGCGAAGCATGGGCGTTTCTACACCTGGTCGGAGGACGTCTACGACCGGGTTATTCATCGCTACGGATCGACCTTGCAATGGGTGCTTCGACATCAGCGGGCGACCCTGCTGGTCACAGTGAGCACTCTGGCGCTTACATTGTTTCTCTATGTGGTCGTCCCCAAGGGCTTCTTTCCGGTGCAGGATACTGGGGTACTTCTCGGTATTTCGGAAGCGCCGCAGACGATTTCTTTTTCCGGACTGGCAGAACGCCAGCAAGCCTTGGCCAAGGTCATCCTGAAAGATCCCGATGTCGCCAGCCTGTCCTCATTCATCGGCGTGGACGGCATTAACACCACCCCCAACAGCGGACGGATTCAGATCAATCTGAAGCCGCGGAAAGAACGCAAGTCGAATGCTTCGGAGATCATTCGTCGGCTGCAGCCTGAACTGGCCCAGGTGCAGGGCATCACGCTGTTCATGCAACCGGTGCAGGATCTGACGGTAGAAGACCGCGTCAGCCGCACCCAATTCCAGTATTCACTGGAGGACGCCGACGCCACTGAATTGAACGTCTGGGCGCCACGCTTACTCGACAAGTTACGCATGCTTCCGGAACTGCGCGACGTTGCCAGTGACCAGCAGACCGGTGGGTTGCGGGCTGACCTGGTAATCGACCGCGATACCGCGGCGCGCTTGGGGATTCTTCCCCAAGCAATCGATGACACCTTATACGACGCCTTTGGACAGCGGCAGGTGTCAACGATCTTTACTCAACTAAACCAGTATCACGTGGTGCTGGAGGTGGATCCGCAGTTCCGCCAAAACCCCGACGCGCTTAAGGACATTTACGTTCGCTCTTCTACTGGGACGCAGGTGCCGCTGTCAGCCTTCACTCACATGGAAACTAGGAACACAACCCTGGCAATCAATCATCAGGGGCAGTTTCCGGCGGTGACGCTCTCATTCAACCTCGCGCCCGGGGTGTCCCTAGGGGCCGCAACGCGCGCCATCGACCAGGCACAACAGGAGATCAATCTCCCTGCCAGCATTCACACGAGCTATCAGGGGACGGCAGCGGCCTTCCAGAAGTCGCTTTCATCCGAGCCGTGGCTGATCGTGGCGGCGCTGGTGACGGTTTATATCGTGTTAGGAGTTCTCTACGAAAGCTATATCCATCCCATCACGATACTTTCCACGCTTCCTTCCGCAGGTGTGGGAGCGATTCTGGCACTGCAGATCACAGGCAACGATCTCAATGTAGTTGCCTTGATTGGCATCATCCTGTTGATCGGTATTGTGAAAAAGAACGCCATCATGATGATCGACTTTGCCTTAGAGGCGGAGCGGCAGGAGGGCAAGCCACCGGAAGAGGCCATTTACCAGGCATCCTTGTTGCGTTTCCGCCCCATCATGATGACCACAATGGCGGCATTGCTCGGCGGGCTGCCGCTGGCATTGACGAGCGGAACCGGTTCTGAGTTGCGCAATCCTCTGGGCATTACGATTGTGGGTGGTCTACTACTGAGTCAGCTACTTACGCTGTATACCACGCCAGTGGTTTATCTCTGGTTCGACCGGCTGGGCAAGAGATTCTCACGATTCCGCGTAGGAAATGTCATCGAGGAACCGGCGGTAGTGAGTCAGCGATGAACATCTCGGCTCCATTTATCAAACGGCCGATAGGAACCTCGTTGCTCACCATCGCGCTGTTTCTATCGGGAGCGCTGGCCTTCAATTTTCTTCCCGTAGCCCCTCTGCCGCAGGTGGAATTTCCGGTGATCCAGGTTTCGGCAGGCTTGCCGGGCGCGAGCCCGGAAACAATGGCATCCTCGGTTGCTACTCCGCTAGAGCGACAATTCGGCCGGATCGCGGGCATCAACCAGATGACATCTGCAAGCCAGCTGGGGTCGACCAGCATCGCGTTGCAATTCGATCTGAGCCGCAATATCGATGCCGCAGCTCGGGATGTACAGGCTGCGATCAACGCTGCGCGCGGGCAGCTTCCGGCGAACCTTCCGCAGAATCCGCAATATCGCAAGGTGAACCCCGCGGATGCTCCCATCCTGATCCTGGCGTTGAGTTCGGACACGATCACTCTGCCACGAATTTATGACGCTGCGGATTCCATTCTCGCTCAGAAACTGGCCCAGGTTTCAGGTGTCGGCCAGGTCGTTGTCGGAGGAGGAGCGCGGCCGGCAGTCCGCGCGGAACTGAATCCCTCGCTGCTGAACAACATGGGAGTAGGTACGGAGCAGGTGCGTAATGCACTCGCGGCAGCAAATGCCAATCGACCCAAGGGGGAAGTGTGGGGCGAAAGTAGCGCCTGGACGATCTCTGATAACGATCAGTTGATGAGAGCCGACCAATACCGCACTCTGATCGTTGCCACCAGCAAGACGGGAGGGAACGTACGGCTTGGCGACGTGGGCGATGTTACCGATTCTGTGGAAGACACCCGCAATGCCGGCGTGTCGAACGGAAAGCCATCGGTGTTGATTATCCTGTTCCGCCAACCCGGCGCCAACATTATTGACACAGTGGATGGGGTCTATGCCCTGATGCCACAGTTAAAGGCCTCCATTTCGCCGGCGATTAACATGTCGGTCGTGCTCGACCGTACAACCACGATACGGGCCTCGGTGGCTAATATCGAATTTACCCTGGTACTGTCAGTCATTCTGGTGGTGCTGGTAGTTTTCGTGTTCCTAAGAAACCTTCGCGCCACCATGATTCCGAGCGTCTCAGTACCGCTTTCGTTAGTGGGGACGTTCGGGATCATGTACCTGTTGGGGTACAGTCTCGACAACCTGTCGTTGATGGCCTTGGCGATTTCCACGGGCTTCGTCGTGGATGACGCAATCGTAGTCCTGGAGAATATCAACCGCTTTCTCGAGCAGGGAATGCCGGCTGTGCAGGCGGCATTCAAGGGATCGAGCGAGATCGGGTTTACCGTGCTCTCCATGAGCACCTCGCTGGTGGCGGTGTTCATTCCCATCCTGCTGATGGGCGGAATCGTGGGCCGCTTGTTCCGTGAATTTGCGGTAACCCTGAGTGCAGCCATTGGCGTGTCGCTGGTGGTTTCGCTGACTACCACGCCCATGATGTGCGCCAAATTCCTGCGGCCGCTCGACCAGGAAAAACATGGGCGACTCTTCCGCGCCAGTGAAGCCAGCTTTAAATGGATTCTGAACACGTATGGCCGGTCTCTGCGCTGGGTGCTGCGCTACCAGCCGCTGATGTTGCTGATTACCATCGCCACTGCTTGTTTGAGCGTGTATCTCTATATCATTGTTCCCAAGGGTTTCTTCCCCCAGCAGGACACGGGTCGGCTGAACGGCGGACTTCAGGCCGAGCAGGACATTTCCTTCTCTGCCCTGCGCGGCAAGATGATGCAGTACGTAAGAATCGTGATGGCGGATCCCGCGGTCAGCACGGTAACGGCATTTGTCGGCGGCGGTATCAGCAATACCGGCCGGATGTTCGTGGTTCTCAAGCCCCTGAAGGAGCGCAGCCATGTCACCTCGGATCAGGTGATCAACCGCCTGCGTCCCAAGCTGAGCAGCGTTCCTGGCGCCAGCATGTTCCTGCAAGCCTCGCAGGACTTGATGATCGGCGGTCGCTTCGGCAACGCGCAATACCAATACACGCTGCAATCAGAAAATCTGAATGACCTGACGACCTGGGCGCCGCAGGTGTTTGCGAAGCTACGCACCCTTCCAGAACTACGTGATCTCTCCACTGACCAGCAGAATCGCGGCCTGGAAGCACATGTAGCGATTGACCGGGATACGGCCTCGCGGCTGGGGGTAACTCCGCAAGCCATCGACAACGCCCTCTACGACGCGTTCGGCCAGAGGCAGGTTTCCACCATGTACCGCCAGCTGAACCAATACCACGTAGTGATGGAGGTTGATCCCAAGTTTCAGCAAGACCCGGACGCACTCGGCAAGATTTATGTCCGCTCGTCGAATGGCAACGAAGTTCCCCTGTCCGCGTTCACCAAGTTTGTTCCTTCGAATACGCCGCTAGCGGTAAACCATCAGGGACAGTGGCCGTCGGTTACGTTTTCGTTCAATCTTGCACCCAATGTCTCCCTGGGCACTGCCACACTGGCCATTAATCGGATGCAGAGGGACATCGGCCTGCCTGCCACAGTCCATGCGAGTTTCCAAGGGACTGCGGCGGCATTCCAGGATTCACTTGCCAGCGAGCCACTGCTGATTTTGGCAGCGCTGGTGGCGGTGTATATCGTCCTCGGTGTGCTCTATGAAAGCTACATTCATCCGATCACGATTCTCTCCACCTTGCCATCGGCGGGAGTGGGAGCGCTGCTGGCCTTGCTGCTGACCCGCAACGAACTGAACGTCATCGCGCTGATCGGGGTGCTTCTTTTGATCGGGATTGTGAAAAAGAACGCCATCATGATGATTGATTTCGCGCTTGCGACTGAAAGGCGGGAAGGGAAATCTCCGGAAGAATCCATTTACGAAGCCTGCATCTTGCGGTTCAGGCCGATCATGATGACAACCATGGCCGCCTTGCTGGGAGCAACGCCCCTGGCTGTCGGGCATGGGACTGGAGGTGAGCTGCATAGGCCGCTCGGCATCACGATCGTTGGGGGCTTAATCGTGAGCCAGGCACTCACACTGTTCACCACGCCAGTGATCTATCTTTATCTTGACCGCTTCCGCCTGCGTCTCAAGGGCATTCGACTTAAGGCCCACCCTCTTCCGGCGTCCGCGTCAACTGGTCCAAGTCCTGCACGGTGAAGTCGGATGCGATCTCTTCCGTCTGGCGGCTGTTCCTGGCTCCATCCAGGTGAACCCGAAATTCCGGAGCCTGATAGTTGCGGGAGAGATAAGTCTGTGGGATGGTGGTCTGATTTCCATCGCGCAGCGCCGTGTAATGTGGTGAGTTGATCTCGAGGCCAGCTGCATTGAATTTGTCCTGAATGTTCTGATGCAATTCGGAATAGATGTCCAGCATGCGATTGGGGGTGTTGGTGTAAGCGTTGATCTGGTAGGCGACGTAGAAGTCATTCAGGGCTGTCTGTAGAACAAAGGGGCGCGGGGAGGGCCGGACGTAGCTTGTTGCTAGTGCGGCATCGATAAGCAATTGGTGTACGGTTCGCCAGGGAGCGTCATAGCCAATCGTTACGGTGGTATGGAACACTACGCCCTCTGCTTTGGCTCTTGTGCTGTAATTCATGACGGAATTGCCCATCACGGTAGCATTAGGGACGGTGATCAGTTCATT from Terriglobales bacterium includes:
- a CDS encoding multidrug efflux RND transporter permease subunit — encoded protein: MNISAPFIKRPIGTSLLTIALFLSGALAFNFLPVAPLPQVEFPVIQVSAGLPGASPETMASSVATPLERQFGRIAGINQMTSASQLGSTSIALQFDLSRNIDAAARDVQAAINAARGQLPANLPQNPQYRKVNPADAPILILALSSDTITLPRIYDAADSILAQKLAQVSGVGQVVVGGGARPAVRAELNPSLLNNMGVGTEQVRNALAAANANRPKGEVWGESSAWTISDNDQLMRADQYRTLIVATSKTGGNVRLGDVGDVTDSVEDTRNAGVSNGKPSVLIILFRQPGANIIDTVDGVYALMPQLKASISPAINMSVVLDRTTTIRASVANIEFTLVLSVILVVLVVFVFLRNLRATMIPSVSVPLSLVGTFGIMYLLGYSLDNLSLMALAISTGFVVDDAIVVLENINRFLEQGMPAVQAAFKGSSEIGFTVLSMSTSLVAVFIPILLMGGIVGRLFREFAVTLSAAIGVSLVVSLTTTPMMCAKFLRPLDQEKHGRLFRASEASFKWILNTYGRSLRWVLRYQPLMLLITIATACLSVYLYIIVPKGFFPQQDTGRLNGGLQAEQDISFSALRGKMMQYVRIVMADPAVSTVTAFVGGGISNTGRMFVVLKPLKERSHVTSDQVINRLRPKLSSVPGASMFLQASQDLMIGGRFGNAQYQYTLQSENLNDLTTWAPQVFAKLRTLPELRDLSTDQQNRGLEAHVAIDRDTASRLGVTPQAIDNALYDAFGQRQVSTMYRQLNQYHVVMEVDPKFQQDPDALGKIYVRSSNGNEVPLSAFTKFVPSNTPLAVNHQGQWPSVTFSFNLAPNVSLGTATLAINRMQRDIGLPATVHASFQGTAAAFQDSLASEPLLILAALVAVYIVLGVLYESYIHPITILSTLPSAGVGALLALLLTRNELNVIALIGVLLLIGIVKKNAIMMIDFALATERREGKSPEESIYEACILRFRPIMMTTMAALLGATPLAVGHGTGGELHRPLGITIVGGLIVSQALTLFTTPVIYLYLDRFRLRLKGIRLKAHPLPASASTGPSPAR
- a CDS encoding multidrug efflux RND transporter permease subunit; protein product: MSPSRIFILRPVATSLLMIGLLLVGLVAYRQLPVSALPEVDYPTIQVATFYPGADPDVMASSVTAPLERQFGQVPGLSQMTSTSSFGSSLIILQFNLEQNIDVAEQEVQAAINAATTYLPRDLPNPPIYNKVNPADAPILTLALTSDTMPLTQVEDLADTTLAQKISQLPGVGLVSISGGQKPAVRIQANPTALASYGLSLEDLRTALGQANVDQAKGVLDGPRQAYTIGANDQLLSGAGYKSVIVAYRNGSPVRLTDVATVVDGAENIQQAAWMNLTPAVIVNIQRQPGANIIAVVDRIKKLLPRLQSALPSAVKLVVLTDRTETIRASVEDVEFEMMLTIALVVMVIFLFLRNLHATVIPGVAVPLSLIGTFGVMYLLGYSLNNLTLMALTISTGFVVDDAIVMIENIDRFLEEGDPPLEAALKGSGQIGFTIVSLTVSLIAVLIPLLFMGDVVGRLFREFAVTLAVTILMSAVISLTLTPMMCAKLLKGKGEAKHGRFYTWSEDVYDRVIHRYGSTLQWVLRHQRATLLVTVSTLALTLFLYVVVPKGFFPVQDTGVLLGISEAPQTISFSGLAERQQALAKVILKDPDVASLSSFIGVDGINTTPNSGRIQINLKPRKERKSNASEIIRRLQPELAQVQGITLFMQPVQDLTVEDRVSRTQFQYSLEDADATELNVWAPRLLDKLRMLPELRDVASDQQTGGLRADLVIDRDTAARLGILPQAIDDTLYDAFGQRQVSTIFTQLNQYHVVLEVDPQFRQNPDALKDIYVRSSTGTQVPLSAFTHMETRNTTLAINHQGQFPAVTLSFNLAPGVSLGAATRAIDQAQQEINLPASIHTSYQGTAAAFQKSLSSEPWLIVAALVTVYIVLGVLYESYIHPITILSTLPSAGVGAILALQITGNDLNVVALIGIILLIGIVKKNAIMMIDFALEAERQEGKPPEEAIYQASLLRFRPIMMTTMAALLGGLPLALTSGTGSELRNPLGITIVGGLLLSQLLTLYTTPVVYLWFDRLGKRFSRFRVGNVIEEPAVVSQR
- a CDS encoding MdtA/MuxA family multidrug efflux RND transporter periplasmic adaptor subunit, producing the protein MALGGCGRAQSKSARANAGPQAVPVGVATAQLRDMPVYLSGLGTVTAFNTVSVKSRVDGQLMQVQFKEGQYVNKGDLLVVIDPRPFEVALAQAQATLFRDQAQLKDAQINLERYQGLLKDGVIPQQQVDTQKALVDQLEGAVRADQAQIDNQKLQIVYSRITAPISGRIGLRLIDPGNMVHGSDQNPLLVITQLQPIAVIFTLPEDNLPSVAQHMKKGPLEVDAYSRDDQTKLASGTLLTIDNQIDQTTGTGRLKAQFDNKDNALWPNQFVNAHLLLETQKNATVIPAAAIQRGPQGTFVYAVKPDKTVEVRPVTVAFSQANLSTIAQGISPGDVVVTDGQDKLQAGSRVEVRTGGSGGGNRNAAAQNSGTAGQ
- a CDS encoding anti-sigma factor antagonist (This anti-anti-sigma factor, or anti-sigma factor antagonist, belongs to a family that includes characterized members SpoIIAA, RsbV, RsfA, and RsfB.), which encodes MPLLLKNRRVGEVTIVTCSGRIVEGVEASSLLDHVKSLLPGQRDIVLHLGEVQFVDSSGLGAMVRLLTSFRAARGDLKLCNVTPEVRKTLKLTSLNCIFDIHDSESDSISAFYRGTTAGIGQQAAEKKVLCVHPSADVLAYLRQVLRQAGYSPLTSCSLADSLILMKAAKPGLVILDPALLAAANPRAAEAFRSSSAGIPAVELGSDFSTVEAGQAASHLLDRVQAQFAS